ATGAGTTGGTGTTGGGGCCACAGATAGAGGATGAGAGGGGGAATCGGATGAATCAGGATGGGGATGGTGTGAATGGTGAGGATCCAGGGGATCGGTATGTGGCGAGTGTGGAGTTAGGGGAGTCGGGTCCGAGGGTGATCGATGCCCAATTTAGAGGTAGTAATCCGCGTATGTTTGATTCAGTTCGATTGACATTTAGCGAACCAATCAAACCTAGTAGTTTTACAGAAGATGATATTGTTGAATTTACAGGTCCCAATGGGACTATATCTACATCATATACAATAGTCCCAGTGAATGGAAGTAATGATACACAATTTGATATATTATTTGCAAAACAGAATAGACAAGGCACTTATAGGATGACTGTTGGTCCATTCATCGAGGACAGTTTAGGTAATTATATGAATCAAAATGGTGATCATATTAATGGACAAATCCCAGAAGATAGATTTATTTTAGAACAATATCTTGATACTTCAAAAACTAAGAGGTATGATGCTTGGAAAGTTAATCGCCCGATCCGTGATTATCGAGTGACTCGATCGGCGATAACCATTACGGAGGCCATCACGATCAGTGACTTGTCGGTTCGCGTCAATCTGAACCATTCAGCGACTGGTGATCTACGTATCAGACTGATCGGGCCGCAGAATCAATCAGTAGTACTATTCGATCGTCATGGAAAAAATGGCGATAATTTAAGAAATACATGGTTCTCAGATAGTGCTGATATCAGTATATCTCAGGGGAAACCACCTTATAATGGTAATTATAGATCGATTCAATCACTTTCTATGTTCCATAATAGTTTAGCAGCAGGTAAATGGATATTGGAAGTACGCGATACCAAAAGCGGAAATGTTGGTAAGCTATTGTCATGGTCATTGGTTGTCACCGGGACTATGGAAGATGGCGAAGGCGGTGGTATGGGCGGCATGATGTCTGCATTTGACAATTCCGCCTGCGTGTGGCCGGTGTACTATCTGCCGCCCTCAGCATCGAATGGCGATCATAGCGAGGAATGGAATTGGGCAGACCCAATTGAGGTGGGCTAAAGGAACGATGCAACAAGAGTATACTGCACAGACCCCAGCGCATTTGATATACCCATGCGTATGGGGCCTGGCGAAATATACCTGATACTCTGTTTATCAGCCTTCCTAGCAGGTTTGCTCAACTCGATAGCGGGGGGTGGCACTCTACTCACTTTTCCACCACTCGCAGCAATTCTAGATCCAGCTCTCGCGAATGCCACGAGCACCGTGGCACTTTTGCCCGGTTCGTTTGCAGGAGCAATAGGATACCGCCGCGAGCTGGGACAATGCTGGCGCTTTACTCTCAGGATGCTGACTCCATGTGTGATCGGCGGTGGAATTGGAGCTTGGCTAGTCGGTTACGCGCCGAATGTCTTTGCGAATCTTGTACCGTGGCTCATACTCACCGCAGCGGTACTATTTTTGGTGCAAGGTCCTGTGAATCGTTGGATTAAAAAATATACTAAAGATCAAGATAATTCAGATGACATTAATAGAAAATATTATACAAAATATCTCATAGTAATGCTATTTCAATTTTTTGTAGCTTTATATGGTGGTTATTTTGGTGCTGGAATTGGGATACTCATGTTAAGCTCATTAGGATATATGAATATAGGTAATATCCACAACATGAATGCCGTCAAAACATTTCTAGCAGCGGCAATCAATACATCTTCTGTTCTTATATTTGTATGGAATGATATGGTAGTATGGAAATATGCCATACCTATGGCTCTTGCTGCAATTGTAGGAGGATATTGTGGAGCGAGATTTGCCAGGTTGCTCTCTCCACATGTTGTACGCATTATAGTTATAGTTATAGCATTTGTCTTGACAGTCTATTATTTTGCTAAATACTACTTTATCAATATATAGAAAATTCTAAGGACAATAATTAGGATTTTTTCTACAACATACGTTCCGACAACCATGCCAATAATCATACCTAACGACATCGATAAATAGTGGCTAATAACATAGTCGGGTAGGATTTGTAAATATTGTATAACTAATTTCACGCCTAAATACATACCATATACCATGCCAATATTTCCTCCTAACAACATTGCCAATTTGTGTAATCTATTATATAATGGGTAACGAGATAGTAAAAACATGGCAATGTTGGAGAATATTAACATACCTATATACATTCCGGAGAATATATCTAATGAGGAATTATTGGTATGACAACATGAACAATAATGAATACCAGAGTTTACTGCATCATACCACCAGCCCAGTAGCATCCCGAGGTTACCTAAAGTTAGCATTCCGAATATCATATCCAAATAGTGCGGAATTTTTTCCCATTTATACCAGAGATATGAAAATATAGCACCGAAAATAATATAACATGAAACTATCAATATATCGTATATGTTATAATCTATAAGTTGAATTATTATGAGTCCTTGTGCTATAAAAGATATAAAGTATAAGATTGTAATATATGTATATTGTTTATAAGTATATTGAATATCAGATACTCCTATAGGTCGTATACAATGATTACTATGATCAAGATATACAGCAGCTAGAATAAGAGAAATACTTGATATAGTCATCAAAAGGATGGCAACGACTGGATGAAGGTAGCCGCATGCTGCAAGACAGATTCCTATCAAGTTATAGATCAGGGCGCGTAGTAGACTACGACGAATAGCTTGTACTATGACGCAACTGTACGCAATTGCCCAAGGTATAACCCGTAAGTCCTTATTATATAATATAGCATCTGATGCTTGAATAGCTAGATCAACACCACTTGCGACCGCAAATGATACGTCAGCCGCTGCTAGAGCAGCAGTATCATTTATCCCATCTCCTACGTATAACACGCTGTATCCATTTTTCCTGATTTCAGTAACTTTATGTTGTTTATCTAGCGGGAGTAAGCCCGAAAAAACTTGTGTCTCTGGAAGATTAATACGTATATCATTATCACCAGTCATAATTGCAGTCTTAATGTTCATAGATTTCAACTCAGTGAAGGCATCGAATGAATGACTGGCTATTTTCTCCAGAAAAGTAATTACCAGAGATAACTTATAGTTATATAAAATGTAGATGCCTTTCGAATCATACTGCAACTTATGTATTGTTCCAGATTGTGTGCAATCTATTAGTGATTGTATCCACTGGTAAGAACCTATATGCAAACTTACGGGAGTATTTTGCATAATCAATTTCGCTTCTATTCCACATCCAGGAATTTGTTTTGCTTCGAGTATACGTATAGTATTATCACTATATACTTTAGTTATATTAGCAAGTAATTGTGCAATAGGATGTTTTATGCTTTTCTCGATATGGTATATAGCAGATAATATGTGATATTTTAGTTTGTCATTTACATATGATATATAGTGTATTTCGTAATTGTCTAAATTTGTCAAAGTCCCAGTTTTATCAAAGATAACATAATTAATTTTGGCTAATTTTTCTATGATATCGCGTGATCGCGTGACTATTCCATTCTCTGCTAATTTATTAATTGCTAGCCATTGTAGCAAAGGTACTGTGATTCCTAACACACAGGGACATGCTACTAATAAAACACTCATTGAGTGGTAGAAGGCGAAATGCCAGGGATAATTTTCTTTTTGTATCCAATAAATAAATGTTGTTAGTGATATAAATATGATCAAAGGTACGAACCACTTAGATAAATTATCTGATATATGATTCATAAAACTATCTTTTTTGAAAGCATTATTAAGAATATTAATTATATTGTCGATCTGTCTTTGTGTACCTTTCGATGTAGCTTGTACTTTGATGATAGCATCGTAAACTATTTCGCCGGCTACCACGGGTTCGCCAACAGTTCGGGTCACAGGAAATGGTTCGCCGCGCACGTATCCTGCAAATACATATGCGGTGCCATCAACGATTCTCCCGTCGATGGGAATCATTTCACCAGGGCCGACCTGGACGACGTCGTTGACCTCTATCGAGTCCACGGGCACGTCTTCAATAACATTATGGCCCGTAATTTTATGCGCATACCTAATCTGGTTATACCATGTAGATATCTTTCTCATTGCTTTTGACCGTGTTTGTGCAACTATTAAGTTTCCTATATTATATATAATCAATAAAATAGGAATTACCTCGAAGTATATATAACCTTTACCTGTAATATATGATTCAATAGATGCTATAAATGCTCCTATAAGAGTTATGGTAAAGAGAGATTCGATTGTTATTTTTCTTTTATATAAAGAGTCTACGGTATTGATAATTAGTGAATTTCCCAGCAATGCTATTACTACTATAGTTGACAATAGTATTATAGCAATAACGATATTATATACATTTTCGGAAACTTCCTTGTGTAAATTAATGGCTGTGCCAAATATCATGATCTGTGCTGTTATTACTGCAGATATTCCCAAGCGAATCCCGAGTGTAGGTGGGATTGAAGTATCAGATTTTTGACCTGTGCTCGTGGCGGCTTGGTCAAATCGGCGTTGCTCGCCCCAAGTTAGGCATCCATAGCAACAGTAAATGGCAGGCGGTTGTTGAGGCCAAGGGCGACCGTAGAGGGGTGAATGGGCAAATGGGCTACCGCAGTTGTCGCATATATGCATCTTCTATTTCCTAACTTTTTCTTGACATTTTGATATATAGTTACTTTTTATCTTTAGTTGCTGTTGGCGGTGTTGCACCAGGATCGGCATAGTCGGTAGGGATTTGTATTAATTCTTTAACTGTATACGGCTGTGTTCCATTGGTCTTTCTATTGCCGTGTATGGCCCTTGCTGCCTTGATTGTTGCTGCTGTGATTGCGGGGGGTTTATCTTTATCTGCATTGTTATTCCAACTATTTCGTATATATGTAAGTACTGCTGCAATTTCATAATCTTTCAGCACATTTCCTTGTGCTGGCATTAAACCATTATATGTACGGCCTTTTACTGTGATAGGCCCTGTGAGACCGTATAGGAGTATTCGGGCAAGACGGGCAGGGGATGCTTGCTCGCCGACAACCCATTCCGAGCCATCGAGGGGGGGAATACCTTGGGCGAGGTTTCCTTGGCCATGAGGCTGATGGCACGAGGCACAGATCGCGGCGTATTTCTGCTCACCGATTTTGATAAGCTCTGGGACGGTTTGTGGATCGGGATCCGGCACACTGACGGCGCTCCCGCCAGAACTGACTTGCCGGAGGTCACTCCGATCATAAACATCGGGGCGAAAGTCGGCGGAGTTAGTGCCCAGATAGTAGCCGCCCCAAGCCAGCAGAGCGCCAAAGATGGCAGCGACCCAGAACGGCACAGGTTCAAAGCCGTCGCGGGGTTCGGCGTGTTCACGAGCGAGTACGTCGAGCATGCGCTGGATGGTGTCCCGTTCTTCATCCGCTGGCTCGGACATCTCGCTGTCCAGGGAAGGATGAAAATTTCCGGGTTGATTTGATTTGACAATATCATTGTCATCGTGACTATTGTTCATTCTTTGGCCTCCGGCAGGGGGTATTCTGCCTTGCGGAGCGAGAGAAGATAGGCGACCAGGGCCTCCGCTTCTTCGGTAGGCAGGATTTGCCAGTCCTCTTCGGGGGTGGCAAGCCAGAATTCTAACAATTGCTGTTGAGTTTCTGGGGTTGTCCAGTCGGATATTGGCTGTCCGCTTTCTCTGAGGAATCTTGCCTTGATCTGATCCCCCGATTGTTGCAGGATTGCTGCCCATTCATTGGGGCTAGGCCGCCAGCGATAGCCTGGTCGGACAGTCCATTCCCGACCCAAGGGGAGGGCTTTTTCTGACCGGGATCCCACGATGCGTTCCTTTCGGTACATGAACGCGAATGATGGCATAATGCTCCAGCTATTCAATGCACGCGGATTATAGGTGTGAATATGTTGCCAAGTCGCGGAATAACGGCTTCCAATGTTAGCTAGATCAGGTCCAGTTCTCATTGTCCCTAACATCGTTGGACTATCGTAAATATAATCGCGGGGAACGTTACGGCGTGTACCCCACCCCCGGCGGATGTCACCTCCAGTTCTCATGATTCCCGTGGGGTCTTCCCACCAGTTCCCGAAACGTTCGCTGCGGATTTGCTGACTGTGGCAATACATGCAACCGTTCTTCTGGTAGACTTTCATGCCTGTCCAAGCGAGGCCTTGCAAAGGACGAGGGTAAGGCTCCTCTTCCGGACTCGTCTGGAAAGCTGGCTGGTTTTGCAATTGCCAGAAGGGAAAAAGGACCAAACCCAACCAACTCGAAGTGAATGTCAGGAGTACGCCGATAAAGAGTATCATGCCACGATCCATGGTGACAAACCTCTGGCATTTACGGCTGAAGTTGCGTTACAGGAGCATTCATGAGGCTATCGGCTTTGGGTAATTCACTCGGGGTGAGTTGTGGGGGTTGGGCGAAGAGGGTGGGACCTCCGCTGCGTTGCCGTCCCCAGCCGGCAAGATTGATGATGAACAAGATTGCAAAGGCAATGTGGCCGATAGTCATCATGGTTCCAGCAACACTTCTCAAGGCCAAGTATGGTTGTATATACATGATGATATTTGCAAAAGGGACATTGGGGTTATTCAGCATTCTTCCTTGCCACCATCCACCGATAGACAGGGCTGTAAAATATAATGTTATTCCAACTGCGCTGCACCAAAAATGCAAACGGATCAGTTTACTACTATACCATTCTCTTCCAGTCAAGCGCGGGATCATGTAATAGTAGAGTCCGAAGAATATCATGGCCACAAATCCATAAGCACCGAGATGAGCATGGCCGACAGTATAATGTGTAAAATGAGCTACTTCACTAAAGTCTTTGAGCGATTCGATGGAGCCTTGGAAACTCACTGCTGTGTAAGCTATGGCTCCGAAGACGGTAAATCTAAGGGCTGGGCTGTATTTCAAGCGGTGGAAGTGACCAATCATTGTCATGTGATGATTGATAGCGACAGCGATAACGGGAATGAACATCATCATACTGCCGACTGTGCTGGCTGTAGCGAGCCATGCTGGGATAGGACCGCCGATGAGATGATGTATACCGGCCCAGGAGTAGAAGAGTGCCAAAGCCCAGAACCCTGTGATACTGAGATAATAGCTATGAATAGGACGGCCTAAAATTTTGGGTATGATGTAATAGGCGGTGCCGACTCCGATGGGTGTTAGCCATAGACCCAGGAAGTTATGATTAAACCACCAGTTTACAACAGGTTGTATGACTCCTGTTGCTGGTATCCAGAAGATCATCAA
This genomic interval from Thermogemmata fonticola contains the following:
- a CDS encoding proprotein convertase P-domain-containing protein, translating into ELVLGPQIEDERGNRMNQDGDGVNGEDPGDRYVASVELGESGPRVIDAQFRGSNPRMFDSVRLTFSEPIKPSSFTEDDIVEFTGPNGTISTSYTIVPVNGSNDTQFDILFAKQNRQGTYRMTVGPFIEDSLGNYMNQNGDHINGQIPEDRFILEQYLDTSKTKRYDAWKVNRPIRDYRVTRSAITITEAITISDLSVRVNLNHSATGDLRIRLIGPQNQSVVLFDRHGKNGDNLRNTWFSDSADISISQGKPPYNGNYRSIQSLSMFHNSLAAGKWILEVRDTKSGNVGKLLSWSLVVTGTMEDGEGGGMGGMMSAFDNSACVWPVYYLPPSASNGDHSEEWNWADPIEVG
- a CDS encoding sulfite exporter TauE/SafE family protein, yielding MGPGEIYLILCLSAFLAGLLNSIAGGGTLLTFPPLAAILDPALANATSTVALLPGSFAGAIGYRRELGQCWRFTLRMLTPCVIGGGIGAWLVGYAPNVFANLVPWLILTAAVLFLVQGPVNRWIKKYTKDQDNSDDINRKYYTKYLIVMLFQFFVALYGGYFGAGIGILMLSSLGYMNIGNIHNMNAVKTFLAAAINTSSVLIFVWNDMVVWKYAIPMALAAIVGGYCGARFARLLSPHVVRIIVIVIAFVLTVYYFAKYYFINI
- a CDS encoding heavy metal translocating P-type ATPase, with the protein product MHICDNCGSPFAHSPLYGRPWPQQPPAIYCCYGCLTWGEQRRFDQAATSTGQKSDTSIPPTLGIRLGISAVITAQIMIFGTAINLHKEVSENVYNIVIAIILLSTIVVIALLGNSLIINTVDSLYKRKITIESLFTITLIGAFIASIESYITGKGYIYFEVIPILLIIYNIGNLIVAQTRSKAMRKISTWYNQIRYAHKITGHNVIEDVPVDSIEVNDVVQVGPGEMIPIDGRIVDGTAYVFAGYVRGEPFPVTRTVGEPVVAGEIVYDAIIKVQATSKGTQRQIDNIINILNNAFKKDSFMNHISDNLSKWFVPLIIFISLTTFIYWIQKENYPWHFAFYHSMSVLLVACPCVLGITVPLLQWLAINKLAENGIVTRSRDIIEKLAKINYVIFDKTGTLTNLDNYEIHYISYVNDKLKYHILSAIYHIEKSIKHPIAQLLANITKVYSDNTIRILEAKQIPGCGIEAKLIMQNTPVSLHIGSYQWIQSLIDCTQSGTIHKLQYDSKGIYILYNYKLSLVITFLEKIASHSFDAFTELKSMNIKTAIMTGDNDIRINLPETQVFSGLLPLDKQHKVTEIRKNGYSVLYVGDGINDTAALAAADVSFAVASGVDLAIQASDAILYNKDLRVIPWAIAYSCVIVQAIRRSLLRALIYNLIGICLAACGYLHPVVAILLMTISSISLILAAVYLDHSNHCIRPIGVSDIQYTYKQYTYITILYFISFIAQGLIIIQLIDYNIYDILIVSCYIIFGAIFSYLWYKWEKIPHYLDMIFGMLTLGNLGMLLGWWYDAVNSGIHYCSCCHTNNSSLDIFSGMYIGMLIFSNIAMFLLSRYPLYNRLHKLAMLLGGNIGMVYGMYLGVKLVIQYLQILPDYVISHYLSMSLGMIIGMVVGTYVVEKILIIVLRIFYILIK
- a CDS encoding c-type cytochrome gives rise to the protein MNNSHDDNDIVKSNQPGNFHPSLDSEMSEPADEERDTIQRMLDVLAREHAEPRDGFEPVPFWVAAIFGALLAWGGYYLGTNSADFRPDVYDRSDLRQVSSGGSAVSVPDPDPQTVPELIKIGEQKYAAICASCHQPHGQGNLAQGIPPLDGSEWVVGEQASPARLARILLYGLTGPITVKGRTYNGLMPAQGNVLKDYEIAAVLTYIRNSWNNNADKDKPPAITAATIKAARAIHGNRKTNGTQPYTVKELIQIPTDYADPGATPPTATKDKK
- a CDS encoding cbb3-type cytochrome c oxidase subunit II, producing the protein MDRGMILFIGVLLTFTSSWLGLVLFPFWQLQNQPAFQTSPEEEPYPRPLQGLAWTGMKVYQKNGCMYCHSQQIRSERFGNWWEDPTGIMRTGGDIRRGWGTRRNVPRDYIYDSPTMLGTMRTGPDLANIGSRYSATWQHIHTYNPRALNSWSIMPSFAFMYRKERIVGSRSEKALPLGREWTVRPGYRWRPSPNEWAAILQQSGDQIKARFLRESGQPISDWTTPETQQQLLEFWLATPEEDWQILPTEEAEALVAYLLSLRKAEYPLPEAKE
- a CDS encoding cbb3-type cytochrome c oxidase subunit I, which translates into the protein MAVTILARDHLRLQAAQERVTIDRSCRGPVLAFSATALFWLLVGSLLALLASLKLHSPYFLTGSAIWTFGRVRMAHLQAVALGWSSLAAMAACLWLMCRLARVELIYPRMLYLACALWNVATTLAVAGILLGDGTSVEWLDAPTYAHPFFVAGVGLVTAWVVATFRRRREAHVYVTQWYILAAVFWFPWLYTVATLMIFWIPATGVIQPVVNWWFNHNFLGLWLTPIGVGTAYYIIPKILGRPIHSYYLSITGFWALALFYSWAGIHHLIGGPIPAWLATASTVGSMMMFIPVIAVAINHHMTMIGHFHRLKYSPALRFTVFGAIAYTAVSFQGSIESLKDFSEVAHFTHYTVGHAHLGAYGFVAMIFFGLYYYMIPRLTGREWYSSKLIRLHFWCSAVGITLYFTALSIGGWWQGRMLNNPNVPFANIIMYIQPYLALRSVAGTMMTIGHIAFAILFIINLAGWGRQRSGGPTLFAQPPQLTPSELPKADSLMNAPVTQLQP